A stretch of DNA from Spirochaeta isovalerica:
ATCGATCAGGGGTATAATTCCGGGAAGGAAGACAGAAAACTCCAGCTGAAAGATTGCCGCATAGCAGCGGCTTTCCGCGGAGGTCTCTGTCTGAGTCCCCGAATGCATCATGGAGACATCTATTCGCCATTGGACTGGACGTGCTCCTGCGGAGAAGAATTTTCCGCCTCTCCTTTTACTGTTTTGAGAGGGGGACACTGGTGCCCCCGCTGCGATCTTGACTCAGAGAATTACAGCAGGAGAGCCGCTGCAAATCCCTTTTTTGCCCAGGTTTACCGGTAGAAACTATCCGAGAGCCCTCTTATAGAAGTTTTTCATATCTTCAAAGAGAGCTATCCGGCTCGAAGCTCTGCCGTAGAACATATGTCCCCCGGGGTAGTGCCTGACAGTCAGTTTTTTCCTCTGATCTTCAGTGAGCTTCATCAGAGCGGCCAGCCTGTCCGTAGAGAAATAGGGAGTGACCAGATCGTAAAGACCATGAGTGATATACACTTCCATGTGGCTGTTAAGACTCATTCCATAGCGAAGTTCGTCGGTGGCTCCTGTCAATCCGTCGAGAGAGTGGCTTCTTGTATCGTCTTTCCAGCTCTGATTCACTTCCATGCTCAGAAGCTCGTAGTCTCTGTCTGTTTTCAAGCCGATCTGTTCCCTCAGCTGGCTGTTGATTCCCGCCGTAAAAACACGTGAAATGGTGTGGAGCGTCGGGTCAGGGCCGCCCAGCTCGTCGCGGTCCGGGAAGGGGTCGTCCTGGATCTGACTGATATCGTATAGTCCCAGGAGCTTTTTCTTCTCTCTCAGCAGGTTCTTCACAAAGAACTCGATGGATATCCGTCCGCTTTTTGCTTTTACCGTGGCCCGGGGCAGTCCGATATAATCGGCCGCCGTTGTAAGAACTCTGTTTCTGGTTGCCTCCGGATAGATTTCTCCGGCTGCCAGTACGGGCAGCAATTCTTTCAAGGCAAACTGAGCCGCCCGTTCGCGATAGGCTTCATGGGTTTCCCCTTTCTGAATTTTTCGCGACAGGCCGTGTATCGCCGCAGCTTCGGCCATGGTCGGGAATGTATCGACCCAGGGGAGGGCGTCGTAATCGGAACTGTTGAGCAGGCTGAATTCCAGTGCCGGCGAAATCAGAACAGCTCCCGCCAATCCGATACCGTAGTCTTTCTGTGCCATCTTTGCCAGTTTGGCCACCCGGAATCCCCCGTAGCTCTCTCCCGCCAGGAAGACGGGACTCTCCCAGCGGTTGAATTGCGAGAGGAATTTGGCCATGAACTCTCCGAGAGACTCCAGGTCCCGCTTGACCTGCCAGTACTCCACATCTTTCTTTCCCTT
This window harbors:
- a CDS encoding S10 family peptidase: MSEEQKTPSTKNDYTKPEGSRNLFSYRSDGKAFDYEAEADWIVLRKDEKPKAEMFYVRYFLTEETKTPRPVTFVFNGGPGASSAYLHMGAIGPRRMDFTEDGLPTAPPYVLKDNGESWLAFSDLVFIDPVGTGFSRMIDEKKEKEEEKGKKDVEYWQVKRDLESLGEFMAKFLSQFNRWESPVFLAGESYGGFRVAKLAKMAQKDYGIGLAGAVLISPALEFSLLNSSDYDALPWVDTFPTMAEAAAIHGLSRKIQKGETHEAYRERAAQFALKELLPVLAAGEIYPEATRNRVLTTAADYIGLPRATVKAKSGRISIEFFVKNLLREKKKLLGLYDISQIQDDPFPDRDELGGPDPTLHTISRVFTAGINSQLREQIGLKTDRDYELLSMEVNQSWKDDTRSHSLDGLTGATDELRYGMSLNSHMEVYITHGLYDLVTPYFSTDRLAALMKLTEDQRKKLTVRHYPGGHMFYGRASSRIALFEDMKNFYKRALG